The DNA sequence atgccgacgctcatcagaccccagaaaaggtgttggtttatATAgatagcaggacggtggccatggaagtcggaacccgctaaggagtgtgtaacaacccacctgccgaatcaactagccctgaaaatggatggcgctggagcgtcgggcccatccccggccgtcgccggcagcgagagccgcgagggctaggccgcgacgagtaggatggccgccgcggtgcgcgctgaagcctcgggcgcgagcccgggtggagccgccgcgggtgcgagggacatcgcacctccacgcgcttggaggtgcgctcagcgcagctcccagatgattgcgcactggtgtgcgtctgggccgtgacagagtggcacgcgaatgtctctgctgcattggatcagtctcctttctttaacaggcaaaagctttataacctcactaatgccttgcatcgtctatattagatatataacaacgggcgggtgcgggcgggtgcgggcgggtgcggacgggtgcggttttgattaaatgttatatcgggtggatggcggatggttgacgacttttgtgatgcggttgcggatgaaataattgcctatccgcgcatctctagtgtatgtaTACGCCCTCGTCGCTCATGCAAAATCAATATACATTAGAAACAAATCATATTTACACAACAACCATGTGATTAATCTTCATTAACATTTAAACCCTTTTAACAGCACTTTATATTTATTTCTTGTTCTCACAGCCCTTTTTGAGGTTGCATACAAAATAATGTAAACCAGTAAACTAGcaagaatattttttttctaaccttttttttccatctttcaAAAGTAAATGAAGAAAATACATGACTCACCAATCCATAGTTCTAAATTTCGCACCAGACATTGGATTTGACCCAACATGACAAAAACCTTTTGTACTATAGCaagaaaacaaagaaaagggAAGAAAAGAAATTGGGTCATTTGTAGCTTTATTTAACTTGtgcaattaatcacaaatattatggcATTAATTATGTATAAACACAAACtaatcacatcatttattttgaCTTCACATGCTAGTTTTTTGGCCAGATGCATACATGATACACCAGTGCAAAGATGactggtgtgcttgctggcaCATTTCACTTCAAAGTACACCCGTGACTTTAGATGTGACATTATTTGAGattaaactccatccatccattttctatcgcttgtccctttttggggtcgccgggggggtgttggagcctatctcagctgcattcgggcggaaggtggtgtacaccctggacaagtcgccacctcatcgcagggccaacacagacagacagactgttaacaagttttggacaaaaaatgtAATGTGTTCAAGTAAAACTGTTAAACAATGtgtgtgacattctgacaataaaattgcatttttgtcaaAGTATTGAGGTCTTTTTCAAGTGAATGTAAATTCTAATTTACTGCGATTATTCAAAATGCAAAAACGTGATGAATCTGTTTTTTCATATTTGTTTGACGGCACTATTTTTAaattatgttgttgtattttatgttttaatattTAATCAAATGTGGGATTTGTAATGTAATTGGTCGTCAGGACAAATTACCATTGACCATTTAAGCTCAATGTATGGGATGTCTCAGCTGAAACAGGAGAGTGTAAACCCTACCTGAAAAGAATTTCAATATAGATTATCTGTTGTTCACAGAGCTGCCCCCCCGTGGTGCCCGCCCTGAGTCCATTCCAGAGTCCATGCTTGAAACGGCAGACCAGCTTATGGTGGAGGATCTTTACAACCGAGTCAAGGATATGATTGATGACCGCAGTCCTTACAACACTCCGTGTGTGCTGGACATCCAGAGGGCCATGGTTCAGGAGCGCCTGGAGGCCCCAAGCAGGCCTGTGGACGAGGTGTGGCCAAACATTTTCATTGCTGAAAAGTGAGTGTCACAATATCCTCTCATTCAGTGCAACTTGAAATTAGGAATGTACACTGTAGTAGGTTCAATTATTACGTGTGTTTCAACTCACTGTTCCATTTGGCTCAGATCTGTCGCTGTAAACAAGGCTCGCCTGAAGCGAATGGGCATCACACACATTCTCAATACTGCTCACAACACAGGCGTCTACACCGGGGAGGCTTTCTACGCCGGCATGGGCGTGCACTACATGGGCATCGAGGTGGACGACTTTGTTGACGCTGATATTTCGCCACACTTCCGGCCCACCGCTGAGTTCTTTGATGAGGCTTTGCTGAGCCACAGAGGTGAACATCGCAAATGACTCGGACCTGGTGTTTTGTCTTGGATGAAGAGTTGTTGATCTTCAACCCTTAGGGTTAAGAAGAACTCTGTCTTCCTTTTGTTTGCAGGCAAAGTTCTGGTGATTTCCATGATGGGCGTCAGTCGCTCAGCTGTTCTGGTGGCTTCTTACCTCATGATATTCCAGCACATGAGCATCATGGAGGCCCTGACAGCTATTAGGAAGAAGCGGCCCATCAACCCCAACGAGGGTTTCCTGAAACAGCTACGAGAGCTCAACGAAGACCTGATGGAGGAGCGAGACGATGACGACACACTGAGCCAGTGTTCCGTTATTGATGCACGCACCCGCGCTCGTATTTTCGGTGATGGAAGTGAGGATGATACCTATGAGGAGGGAGAGCAAAGTATGATTGAGGTAAAAGCGCACTCCATCATGATGGAGGAAGAGGAAGACGGTGCCAGCGTGATGAGCAGTGTGGCCTCCTCCGCAGCTGCCGAGGCACTCAGAAGTGGATCGATAAGACTGCAGGCTAACAAACCTTCACGCGGTGCCGAAGAAAAGACAGTTCTGCCTGAGCAGGTGGGAAGCGGCGAAGGTGTGGTGGACGAAGATGGTCTGGACAGCATGATCCATGAGTGGCAGCGCAGAAATGAGCAGTACCAAAGTGAGGAGTGGTGGGAGGCGCAGCTAAACAGCGATGAGGAGGATTCCCCGCCCGGCATGAGTGCGGATGCTGATGTGGAAAGCGTCACCAGTGAGGACTTGCGTGCCATGAAAGAACGTTTGAAGCGTCGCAACAGACGCCCTCCATCGGACACCACGTCCACCTCCAGTTGTACCAGTTATTCCGACCTTTGGAAGCAGCGGCTGAGGGAGATCGAGGAACAAGCCGCAGCTCGTTATCGCAAAAAGGATGATGAGAAAGGCAGTGAAAGTGACATTACTCAGGAACAAGAGACAAAGAAAAAGATTGAAGATGAGATGGAGAGCATCCTATCAGACACAACCTCTATGTACAACTTCTGCAAAAAGAACAAGGAAAAGATGACTCCGTTGGAGCGCTGGCGCGTTAAGAGAATCCAGTTTGGCTTCAACATGAAAGACCGGGGCAACGAGGAGAATGGTTCTGTTGTTGATGACGAGAAAGGGGACAGCATCAAAGCTGCAACTCCATCCTTCGAAGACGTCAACTTGACAGCATATCAGACATGGAAGCGGAGGCAGCAGAGACGACTCGGCGAGGAGAACGTGGATGAGATTGTGGAGCTGAGTCGAGGTGAGGATTCTACGACTGTCAAGCGGAGGCAAAGGCGAGAGGAGCTCCTGGAACGTTCCAAAAAAACATTAGAAGAGAGTCAGTCCATGTGCGGCTGGGAGAATGAGAGCTGTGTAAGTGGAGCTACAATACCTCTCTCCGCCTTCTGGGCCGGAGCTGGAGTCACTGGACCGCCAACCGCCATCATTGACGACAACATGTCAATGCTCAGCGGAGGTTCGTCTGTCATATCGTCTGTGTCACATGCTCGTAGTACAAAATCAATGCAATCTGCAGCGCATTCTAGTCCTATAACACCAGTTCCTCCCATCCTTCCAGTTCCGAGTGTTCAGGTACCTGGGGGAGAACCAATGGTTAACCTGGCCAGTATCCAGAACTGGATCGCCAATGTGGTTAGTGAAACCATCAAACAGAAGCAGAGCGAGATGAGCTTGCCCCCTCCGTCACGTGCGGGATCAGAGTTGAGCTTTGCCGCTGCTTCAAGTGTGATGCCAGGCCGAGGTGGGGACGACGATAAAGCATCCATGTTGAGTGGAGCCTCCTACTCCAGTGCAATGTCGCAGGCTCGTGGTCCGCCATCGTCTGTTCTTGCAGGTAGCAGCTTCAGTGCACGAGGTTCTGCACTGGACACCAGGAAAAACAAAATCACAACCACCAGCGTCCCTCTGTACAGCCTCTTCCAGGACCAGGTCGACTTGAACAAACTAAATGCCATGGACAAAGAGATGAAGACTGACATGAGAGGCAAGATGGAGACCTATGAGAAGAAAAAAATCCTGGAGGACAACAAGCGTAGCACTTTGTACAAGAAAAAGAAACCAAAGGAAGATGGGGATGAGGAGGAGAATCAAAGGAAAGAGGAGGACTTTCTTGAAGaggtaaagaagaaaaaagacaaaCCTGCGAGAACCTTTGGCCTCTCCGGATGTCTGAACCTAAACCCGGCTCTGGAGAGGGACAAGAACACAAGCATTGACGACTGGCTAAAGAGTGTCAGGCCTCCTCCGAAAAAAGCTGCAGCCACTGCAGAAAACGACCCCTACGACGACCTTGACGACTCTGCCTCCCAGTTGGACTTTTCCAGCCGCAGGGCCTCATGTGCTAGTGAGGCTGTCGAGGGTAAGACCTACGGCGACACCGCCACATACCTATCCCGGCTGCGTGAAGTCAAATCTCCTGACGACATCGAATATTCCGGCCACAGCCGAGCCGGGAGGTCATACAGCCAGAATGATGAGGTGAGGGATGTCAGCTCAAGGAGGAAGTTCACTTACCCTTCACAATACACAAGTAACGAGACAGTAGGGGGAAGACAGGCTGCGGATGATGACGACGAGGAAGAGGACATTGCCATGTTCATTGCCCAAACCAGGGAGAGAGCCAAAGCTCGGGCGGCTGCTGAAGGGGAGGACAGCGAGGTGCTCGCTGCCTGGAGGGCTCAGCAGGAAGCAAAGTTGCAAAAACATACCAATGACTAAAGACAAACTACTGATGACTTACACATCTTATAAATCATTGCAATAAATGTTCAAATAATGTTACCATAGTGATTCTTGTACCAGTCAATTTCGTACCGAAACAccattgcttgattgattgaaactgttattagtatattgcacagtacagtatatattctgtacaattgaccactaaatggtaacaccggagtaagttttttaacttgtttaagtcggggtccacgttaatcaacccATGAAAGGGCGCCTCCACAAGAGTGAGCTTCGGCAAAAAGTGAGACCCGATGAAGAATTATTCACAAAAGAGCAGATACGTCCAATGGGTCAACGAGTCCATGGTCAAAGAGTGTTCACAAAGGTGGGAGCtagtcaatcaatcatcaatcaatcaatgtttatttatatagccctaaatcacaagtgtctcaaagggctgcacaagccacaacgacatccgcgattcagcgcccacataagggcaaggaaaaactcacaactcagtgggacgtcgatgagaatgactatgacagatgtgggtaaccccccctaggggagaccggatgcaatggacgtcgagtgggtctgacataatagtgtgagagtccagtccatagtggatctaacataatagtgtgagagtccagtccatagtggatctaacataatagtgtgagagtccagtccatagtggatctaacataatagtgatagagtccagtccatagtgaatctaacataaaagtgagagagtccagtccatagtggatataacataatagtgagagtccagtccatagtggatctaatataatagtgtgagagtccagtccatagtggatctaacataatattgtgaaagtccagtccatagtggatctaacataatagtgggagagtccagtccatagtggatctaacataatagtgtgagagtccagtccatagtggatctaacataatagtgtgagagtccagtccatagtggatctaacataatagagagagtccagtccatagtggatctaacataatagtgagagtccagtccatagtggatctaacataatagtgagagtccagtccatagtggatcgaacataatagtgtgagagtccagtccatagtggatctaacataatagtgtgagagtccagtccatagtggatctaacataatagtgatagagtccagtccatagtggatctaacataaaagtgagagagtccagtccatagtagatataacataatagtgagagtccagtccatagtggatcaaacataatagtgatagagtccagtccatagtggatctaacataaaagtgagagagtccagtccatagtagatataacataatagtgagagtccagtccattgtggatctaacataatagagtgaaagtccagtccatagtggatctaacataatattgtgaaattccagtccatagtggatctaacataatagtgtgagagtccagtccatagtggatctaacataatagtgagagtccagtccatagtggatctaacataatagtgagagtccagtccatagtggatctaacaaaatagtgagagtccagtccatagtggatctaacataatagtgtgagagtccagtccatagtggatctaacataatagtgtgagagtccagtccatagtggatctaacataatagtgagagtccagtccatagtggatctaacataatagtgtgagagtccagtccatagtggatctaacataatagtgtgagagtccagtccatagtggatctaacataatagtgtgagagtccagtccatagtggatctaacataatagtgagagtccagtccatagtggatctaacataatagtgtgagagtccagtccatagtggatctaacataatagtgagagtccagtccatagtggatctaacataatagtgagagtccaggaaAAGAAGGCAAGGGAAGGAAATTCTATCACACATTCTATCACAAAATAGGTGTATATGCTGAAAGAGCTGGAGGAAACCTAGGAAATTATGACTACGCATTAtcacattttatatttaatttttgctTATAATGTTAACCATATTAGTTTTGAAGTAACCACGGACCAGTACGACAAAAActtgatcaaaataatagttttacatgccaCACCATCTCGGTGGCGAATTGATCTACAGTTCCGTCGATTGTCAAGTCGTCACACCGAGAGTGTGACTGGGTGTGCTGCTGTAAAGATGTGTTCCGTCTGCTCGTTGCTGAAAAACTGACTGATATCATGGGAAATTACAGCCAGTTTCATTTTATGGAGCAGAAAAATGCATACTGTACAGAGACTGTGTTAGTGAAGTTAAGCCAGATCATCTGGACAATAGGTCCTTTCATAAGAATCTGATCGTTGATGTTTGGCACCATCAAGAGGATTTACCGGGACTGTGCTCCATCAAAGTGATTATTTCTGCATTTGTTAGCagcaaatttagaaaaaatatatattttcccatatataagccgcagatatatgtaCGTTgtaaaataagttatttacacaaagattttgtaaatgtttatttacataccttaattgtttccaaatggtgtctgtaacacggcagtaaaagggctgatcaaacaaaacagaagtcatggtcatggacccgctagctgcggaagcttagctctccaatcagctaaacagactcaataactccacggtgatgttttggtaaaTCTACTAAGGAATTTGTGGGACTgtgacaacacaaaaagaatgcaatTTAAGTTAataatagattgattggcaacactaaatggtccctagcgtgtgaatgtgagtgtgaatgttgtctatctgtgttggccctgcgatgaggtggcgacatgtccagggtgtacaccgccttccgcccgtgtgcagctgggataggtaaatacacttatatacacttatataaacGTAGGTTAACAGTCACTCTCTTTTGTTTCAAACTTCCTCTTTGACCTTTGTCCTGCCTGGAGCACACACTCATGCTGCCTtctcaatataataataataataatggattagatttatatagcgcttttctagacactcaaagcgcttcacagagaagtgagaagaaTTAATTCATGTGAGAACATCATGAAACTGTTATGGCTATCACTGTACAGGACTGGCAGAATATAGACACTGTGTTCTGTCaactaaaaactatttttttgtctACGCTACTGCAAATGTTATATGGTCAACAGTCAAAGtcaaattgtaatattttttttgcagcttatgtaaacaaatatatatatatatatatatatatatatatatatatatatatatatatatatatatatatatatatatatatatatatatattcagtgtttcccacaggacaggcatctatttgtggtggtgtggtcggggggcggggggtgacggcggcagctttatgtacatatttagctcattaaaattaccgacaggaaggcgagaaacactttatttcaacagattctggcgccgtacctgtcgtcaaaactccaaagaccgactgcacagttgcacagttgcgctaacaaaataagagtctcagaaagctggcgtgcacaagctaacaagctatggagtttgccgacaatgtatttcttgtaaagtgtatacaaaggagtacagaagctggacaaataagatgccaaaaaccaaccactttcatgtggtattggacagaaaggaggactttttttctcctccattcgaaaatgcggacgttatcatcaccactgtctgattccaatcaatgcaagtcatcagaatcaggtaatacaccaacttatattcttgtcttcatgaaagaaaggaatctatatgtgttaaacatgcttgtattatttttaaacacctttaacttgttaacaatattaactatatgtgttaaacatgcttgtattatctttaaccacctttaagttgttaacaatattaactatttgtgttaaacatgcttgtattatctttaaacacctttaacttgttaacaatattaactatatgtgttaaacatgcttgtattgtcattaaacacctttaatttattaacaatattaactatatgtgttaaacatgcttgcattatcattaaacacct is a window from the Nerophis lumbriciformis linkage group LG28, RoL_Nlum_v2.1, whole genome shotgun sequence genome containing:
- the dusp27 gene encoding serine/threonine/tyrosine-interacting-like protein 2, with translation MASAGEGEDQMVPDCEEEDSPIQGIQSRYLRCPSPSLSMMSESRFSTVSGSEAASIFMEPIHLSSAVAAKKIISEELPPRGARPESIPESMLETADQLMVEDLYNRVKDMIDDRSPYNTPCVLDIQRAMVQERLEAPSRPVDEVWPNIFIAEKSVAVNKARLKRMGITHILNTAHNTGVYTGEAFYAGMGVHYMGIEVDDFVDADISPHFRPTAEFFDEALLSHRGKVLVISMMGVSRSAVLVASYLMIFQHMSIMEALTAIRKKRPINPNEGFLKQLRELNEDLMEERDDDDTLSQCSVIDARTRARIFGDGSEDDTYEEGEQSMIEVKAHSIMMEEEEDGASVMSSVASSAAAEALRSGSIRLQANKPSRGAEEKTVLPEQVGSGEGVVDEDGLDSMIHEWQRRNEQYQSEEWWEAQLNSDEEDSPPGMSADADVESVTSEDLRAMKERLKRRNRRPPSDTTSTSSCTSYSDLWKQRLREIEEQAAARYRKKDDEKGSESDITQEQETKKKIEDEMESILSDTTSMYNFCKKNKEKMTPLERWRVKRIQFGFNMKDRGNEENGSVVDDEKGDSIKAATPSFEDVNLTAYQTWKRRQQRRLGEENVDEIVELSRGEDSTTVKRRQRREELLERSKKTLEESQSMCGWENESCVSGATIPLSAFWAGAGVTGPPTAIIDDNMSMLSGGSSVISSVSHARSTKSMQSAAHSSPITPVPPILPVPSVQVPGGEPMVNLASIQNWIANVVSETIKQKQSEMSLPPPSRAGSELSFAAASSVMPGRGGDDDKASMLSGASYSSAMSQARGPPSSVLAGSSFSARGSALDTRKNKITTTSVPLYSLFQDQVDLNKLNAMDKEMKTDMRGKMETYEKKKILEDNKRSTLYKKKKPKEDGDEEENQRKEEDFLEEVKKKKDKPARTFGLSGCLNLNPALERDKNTSIDDWLKSVRPPPKKAAATAENDPYDDLDDSASQLDFSSRRASCASEAVEGKTYGDTATYLSRLREVKSPDDIEYSGHSRAGRSYSQNDEVRDVSSRRKFTYPSQYTSNETVGGRQAADDDDEEEDIAMFIAQTRERAKARAAAEGEDSEVLAAWRAQQEAKLQKHTND